The genomic window CCGCGTCGACGGGGCGGGAACGTCGCGCCCACGGGTGGCCGGGGGCGACGACGAGGGCGAGTTCGTCGCTGAGGAGCATGTTGACGCGGACGCCGGTGACGTCCGCCGGGGATTCCACGAAGCCGATGTCGATGACGCCGGTGGCCAGCGCATGCAGGGTGTCCTCGGAGTTGGCGACCTTGAGGGTCACCTCGACCTCCGGGTGCTCGATGCGGAAACGGGCCAGCCACCGCGGCGCGAGATATTCCGCGATCGTCTGCGAGGCCCCGACGGCCAGGTGGCCGCCGACCTCGGCCCGCAGCGACGCCACCGCATGCGTGAAGTCATCGACCGCACGGAGCGCCTCTTCCGCCCAGGTGGCGACGAGCTCACCGTGCGGGCTCAGGCGCGATCCGCTGGCGGAACGGTCCACCAGGTGCAACCCCGTGACGCGCTCATAGCGGGCCAGGGCGCGTGACGCGTTAGATTGCGCCATGCCCAGACGCCGGGCCGCCTTGCCCACGGATCCCAGGTCGCCGATGAGAACCAACAGTCGCATCGTGGTCAGTTCCGCGTCTCGGCTCATGCGTTCATGATATGTGCTCATGGCAAAGGAAGTCTTCCCACCCCTCGGCCCGCAAGCCAGAATGGAAGATATGACTTGTCGTACCTCCACCTCCACCGTGGCCCCAGCCGCCGCCACGCCCGCCTGGTTCGCCCCCTTGCCCGGCCTGGCGCTGTGCCTGCTCGGCGCCCTCGCGGCGGCGGGGATCGGCGCGCTCGTTCCGGTGCTGCCGCCGCTGTTGCTGGCCATTGTGTTGGGAGCCGCACTGGCCAACCTCATCGACCTGCCGCAGATCCTCACCCCAGGGATAACCGTGGCCGCCAAGCACCT from Corynebacterium maris DSM 45190 includes these protein-coding regions:
- a CDS encoding LysR family transcriptional regulator, coding for MSTYHERMSRDAELTTMRLLVLIGDLGSVGKAARRLGMAQSNASRALARYERVTGLHLVDRSASGSRLSPHGELVATWAEEALRAVDDFTHAVASLRAEVGGHLAVGASQTIAEYLAPRWLARFRIEHPEVEVTLKVANSEDTLHALATGVIDIGFVESPADVTGVRVNMLLSDELALVVAPGHPWARRSRPVDAAELAATALVVREPGSGTRGTLDALLDDLGRADPALEVSSNSAVLGSVVAGVAPAVLSRLVVDAALRTGQVVDVPTTGVDLRRPLRVVWPDAPLVPPASDFLAVARAESAGG